The Streptomyces sp. NBC_01268 genome window below encodes:
- a CDS encoding DsrE family protein, with product MAKKLVIKVTAGADAPERCSQAFTVAAVAVASGVEVSLWLTGESSWFALPGRAAEFELPHAAPLPDLIDSILAAGRITLCTQCATRRDITEEDVLKGIRIAGAQVFVQEAMADGTQALVY from the coding sequence ATGGCGAAGAAGCTCGTGATCAAGGTGACCGCCGGGGCCGACGCCCCCGAACGCTGCTCCCAGGCCTTCACCGTGGCGGCCGTCGCCGTCGCCAGCGGGGTGGAGGTCTCGCTCTGGCTGACCGGCGAGTCCTCGTGGTTCGCGCTGCCGGGCCGCGCGGCCGAGTTCGAACTCCCGCACGCCGCGCCGCTGCCGGACCTGATCGACTCGATCCTGGCGGCCGGCCGCATCACCCTGTGCACCCAGTGCGCGACCCGCCGGGACATCACGGAGGAGGACGTGCTGAAGGGCATCCGCATCGCGGGCGCCCAGGTCTTCGTCCAGGAGGCGATGGCGGACGGGACGCAGGCCCTCGTCTACTGA
- a CDS encoding FABP family protein, with protein sequence MIEIPSDLNPGLVPLAFLLGTWEGAGVSDFPGAEKCNFGQSVTFSHDGRDFLEYHSHSWVLDADGNKVRPLESESGYWRIDKDRKVEIVMVRDQGIVEVWYGELADQKPQIDIATDAVARTAASGPYSGGKRLYGYVKSDLMWVGEKATPEVPLRPYMSAHLKKVVTPEEVAEMARNLPDMPDDGIAFFK encoded by the coding sequence ATGATCGAGATTCCGTCCGACCTCAACCCGGGCCTCGTCCCCCTCGCGTTCCTCCTCGGTACGTGGGAGGGCGCGGGCGTCTCCGACTTCCCCGGCGCCGAGAAGTGCAACTTCGGCCAGTCCGTGACGTTCAGCCACGACGGCCGTGACTTCCTCGAGTACCACTCGCACTCCTGGGTCCTGGACGCGGACGGCAACAAGGTCCGCCCGCTGGAGAGCGAGAGCGGGTACTGGCGCATCGACAAGGACCGCAAGGTCGAGATCGTCATGGTCCGTGACCAGGGCATCGTCGAGGTCTGGTACGGCGAGCTCGCCGACCAGAAGCCGCAGATCGACATCGCGACCGACGCCGTCGCACGGACCGCCGCCTCCGGCCCGTACAGCGGTGGCAAGCGTCTGTACGGCTACGTGAAGAGCGACCTCATGTGGGTGGGCGAGAAGGCCACCCCCGAGGTCCCGCTGCGGCCGTACATGTCGGCGCACCTGAAGAAGGTCGTCACCCCCGAGGAGGTCGCCGAGATGGCGCGCAACCTCCCCGACATGCCCGACGACGGCA